In Dysidea avara chromosome 3, odDysAvar1.4, whole genome shotgun sequence, a single window of DNA contains:
- the LOC136249121 gene encoding TNF receptor-associated factor 3-like — protein sequence MTTATRHAVTKTSLIQLNTVDEWLQCVRCGFLLNGPLQLQCSHRICTPCAMKLKQQSSPTFFCEQCQTNVEFTGYFHDKAIAKEIDFSVVSCPHCNWTGEYRYYQKHLKEGCQLVKVSSPYEGCNKEVPKSQIDDECNFNFLGCQFKAARNDKELANHMDESQKDHILLICKYLSSKQYQSPHSPQRPNGITSICSLNTLEELMHSELDKIHEKIDSTKQKENALQISEVQSKQKDIAFRLTGVEDLLATLQASINEINHTYEEVSLTLQTLQATSYDGHYIWKIPDITRRRRDALLGKTVSLYSAPFYTSRFGYRLCLRVYLDGDGSGKGRYVSYFLTIMKGEYDALLEWPFQHMVTMTLVNQKGNNNIVQSFRPNPTSTSFHRPKSDMNVASGCPKFAPLSILDNPEFVVDDVAFFKCDIDVKKLALL from the exons ATGACCACGGCTACAAGACATGCGGTAACAAAAACCTCGCTCATCCAGCTGAATACAGTGGATGAGTGGCTACAATGTGTCCGTTGCGGCTTTTTACTTAACGGACCCCTACAGCTTCAATGCAGTCATCGAATATGCACTCCCTGTGCTATGAAACTAAAGCAGCAAAG TTCACCAACTTTCTTCTGTGAACAGTGTCAAACAAACGTCGAATTCACTGGG TACTTTCATGACAAGGCAATAGCCAAGGAAATTGATTTCAGCGTAGTCAGCTGTCCACATTGTAATTGGACTGGAGAGTATCGATATTACCAG AAACACTTGAAGGAGGGATGTCAACTAGTCAAGGTATCAAGTCCCTATGAGGGATGTAATAAGGAGGTTCCAAAATCGCAAATTGATGATGAGTGTAATTTCAACTTTCTGGGCTGTCAATTTAAGGCTGCTAGAAATGATAAAGAATTAGCAAATCACATGGACGAATCCCAGAAGGATCATATTCTCCTAATTTGTAAATATTTATCCTCAAAACAGTATCAATCCCCTCATTCACCTCAGAGGCCAAATGGCATCACCAGTATTTGTAGTTTGAATACTTTAGAAGAATTGATGCATTCTGAATTAGACAAAATACATGAAAAAATAGACAGTACTAAGCAGAAAGAAAATGCCTTGCAAATCAGTGAAGTTCAAAGCAAGCAGAAAGATATTGCTTTCAGACTGACGGGAGTTGAGGACCTTCTAGCCACCCTGCAAGCTAGTATTAATGAGATCAACCATACTTATGAGGAAGTATCTCTCACCTTACAAACACTTCAAGCTACTTCATATGATGGTCACTACATATGGAAGATACCAGATATCACCAGACGTAGGAGGGATGCTCTACTAGGAAAGACTGTCAGTTTATATTcagcaccattttacaccagCAGGTTTGGGTACAGACTGTGTCTACGTGTGTATTTAGATGGTGATGGTAGTGGCAAGGGACGTTACGTATCTTACTTCCTTACCATCATGAAGGGAGAATATGATGCTTTACTAGAATGGCCATTTCAGCATATGGTGACAATGACATTAGTGAACCAGAAAGGCAACAACAATATTGTACAGTCATTCAGACCCAACCCAACCAGTACTAGTTTTCATCGACCAAAATCAGACATGAATGTGGCATCTGGTTGTCCTAAATTTGCTCCACTATCAATACTGGATAATCCTGAATTTGTTGTTGATGATGTGGCGTTCTTCAAATGTGATATCGATGTAAAGAAATTGGCACTGCTTTAG